A single Vulpes lagopus strain Blue_001 chromosome 3, ASM1834538v1, whole genome shotgun sequence DNA region contains:
- the PDIA2 gene encoding protein disulfide-isomerase A2 isoform X1: MDGQLLLVLLLLLLGASGLRGQGPGGPEEEPPEEEEVPEEDGILVLNQHNLGLALRAHRTLLVQFYAPWCGHCKALAPEYSKAAALLAAESAEARLAKVDGPAEAELTKEFAVTEYPTLKFFRDGNRTHPEEYTGPKEADGMAEWLRRRVGPSAMQLADAEGAQALIDSRDVVVIGFFRDLQDEDVATFLALAQDALDMTFGLTDQPKLFEKFRVTKDTVVLFKKFDEGRADFPVDEELGLDQGDLSRFLLTHSMHLVTEFNSQTSPKIFSARILNHLLLFVNQTLAEHRELLEGFGEAAPPFRGQVLFVVVDVGASNAHVLQYFGLKAEEAPALRFINMETTKKYAPAGGGPLTAAAVATFCHAVLSGQVKPYLLSQDVPPDWDRRPVKTLVGQNFEQVAFDETKNVFVKFYAPWCTHCKAMAAAWEALAEKYKDHEDIVIAELDATANELEAFPVHGFPTLKYFPAGPGRKVIEYKSTRDVETFSKFLDNGGELPAEEPTEPMAPFPVGARPKVAVSGPVALGLPVARVKQGCSFQLVLCLQDTPANDSAEPKEEL; this comes from the exons ATGGACGGCCAGCTCCTGCttgtgctgctgttgctgctgctgggggCCTCAGGCCTGCGGGGACAGGGGCCGGGGGGGCCCGAGGAGGAGCCccccgaggaggaggaggtccCTGAGGAGGATGGGATCTTGGTGCTGAACCAGCACAACCTGGGCCTGGCCCTGCGGGCCCACCGCACCCTGCTGGTGCAGTTCT ATGCCCCCTGGTGTGGGCACTGCAAGGCGCTGGCCCCCGAGTACAGCAAGGCAGCTGCCCTGCTGGCGGCCGAGTCAGCCGAAGCCAGGCTGGCCAAGGTGGATGGGCCCGCGGAGGCGGAGCTGACCAAGGAGTTCGCCGTGACCGAGTACCCCACGCTCAAGTTCTTCCGTGACGGGAACCGCACACACCCAGAGGAGTACACCG GCCCTAAGGAGGCCGATGGCATGGCCGAGTGGCTGAGGCGGCGGGTGGGGCCCAGCGCCATGCAGCTGGCGGATGCAGAGGGAGCCCAGGCGCTGATAGATAGCCGGGACGTAGTGGTCATCGGCTTCTTCCGG GACCTGCAGGACGAGGATGTGGCCACCTtcctggccctggcccaggaTGCTCTAGACATGACCTTCGGGCTTACTGACCAGCCGAAGCTCTTTGAGAAGTTCCGTGTCACCAAGGACACCGTGGTCCTTTTCAAGAAG TTTGACGAGGGGCGGGCAGATTTCCCAGTGGATGAGGAGCTGGGCCTGGACCAGGGGGACCTGTCACGCTTCCTGCTCACGCACAGCATGCACCTGGTCACAGAGTTCAACAGCCAG ACGTCCCCGAAGATCTTTTCGGCCAGGATCCTCAACCACCTGCTATTGTTCGTGAACCAGACGCTGGCTGAGCACCGGGAGCTGCTGGAGGGCTTTGGGGAGGCAGCTCCCCCGTTCCGGGGACAG GTGCTCTTCGTGGTCGTGGACGTGGGCGCCAGCAATGCCCACGTGCTGCAGTACTTCGGCCTGAAGGCCGAGGAGGCCCCCGCCCTGCGCTTCATCAACATGGAGACCACCAAGAAGTACGCGCCTGCGGGCGGCGGCCCACTCACCGCGGCCGCGGTCGCCACCTTCTGCCACGCCGTGCTCAGCGGCCAGGTCAAG CCCTACCTCCTGAGCCAGGACGTGCCCCCCGACTGGGACAGGCGGCCGGTCAAGACCCTCGTGGGCCAGAATTTCGAGCAGGTGGCTTTCGATGAAACCAAGAACGTGTTTGTCAAGTTCT ACGCCCCGTGGTGCACGCACTGCAAGGCGATGGCCGCAGCCTGGGAGGCCCTGGCCGAGAAGTACAAGGACCACGAGGACATCGTCATCGCCGAGCTGGACGCCACCGCCAACGAGCTGGAGGCCTTCCCGGTCCACGGCTTCCCGACCCTCAAGTACTTCCCGGCGGGCCCGGGTCGGAAG GTGATCGAGTACAAAAGCACTAGGGACGTGGAAACCTTCTCCAAGTTTCTGGACAACGGGGGCGAGCTGCCAGCTGAGGAGCCCACAGAGCCCATGGCCCCCTTCCCGGTGGGTGCCCGTCCCAAGGTCGCTGTCTCTGGGCCTGTGGCGCTGGGGTTGCCGGTGGCAAGGGTGAAGCAAGGGTGCAGCTTCCAGCTGGTACTCTGTCTTCAGGACACACCAGCTAATGACAGCGCGGAGCCCAAGGAGGAGCTGTAG
- the ARHGDIG gene encoding rho GDP-dissociation inhibitor 3 isoform X2, which yields MLGLDACELGAQLLELLRLALCARVLLTDKEGRQLPPDEALDEAVPEYRAPGRKSLQELQQLDPEDESLAKYKQALLGPLPPVVDESLPNVQVTRLTLMSEQAPGPITMDLTGELAALQSQVFVLKEGVDYKVKITFKVNREIVSGLKCVHHTYRQGLRVDKAVYMVGSYGPRAQEYEFVTPVEEAPRGALVRGAYVVTSFFTDDDRTDHLSWEWGLHICQDWKS from the exons ATGCTGGGCCTGGACGCGTGCGAGCTGGGAGCGCAGCTGCTGGAGCTGCTCCGGCTGGCGCTGTGCGCCCGAG TCCTCCTGACGGACAAGGAGGGGAGACAGCTGCCCCCGGACGAGGCCCTGGATGAGGCCGTGCCCGAGTACCGGGCCCCGGGGAGGAAGAGCCTGCAGGAGCTCCAGCAGCTGGACCCCGAGGACGAGAGCCTGGCCAAGTACAAGCAGGCGCTGCTGGGGCCGCTGCCCCCCGTCGTGG ACGAGAGCCTGCCCAACGTGCAGGTGACCCGGCTGACACTGATGTCCGAGCAGGCTCCAGGGCCCATCACCATGGACCTCACGG GGGAGCTGGCTGCGCTCCAAAGCCAGGTGTTTGTCCTGAAGGAGGGAGTGGACTACAAAGTGAAGATCACCTTCAAG GTCAACAGGGAGATCGTCAGCGGCCTCAAGTGTGTGCACCACACCTACCGCCAGGGCCTGCGTG TGGACAAGGCCGTGTACATGGTGGGCAGCTACGGCCCACGCGCCCAGGAGTATGAGTTTGTGACGCCGGTGGAGGAGGCACCCCGAGGAGCCCTGGTGCGGGGGGCCTACGTGGTCACATCCTTCTTCACCGATGACGACAGGACGGACCACCTGTCCTGGGAGTGGGGCCTCCACATCTGCCAGGACTGGAAGAGCTGA
- the ARHGDIG gene encoding rho GDP-dissociation inhibitor 3 isoform X1, giving the protein MLTGQVQGKGQQKWGLQLGESCLGKIVDRTATGNPHPSPRVPSHPWPSSGVQGSTPRILLWVSVLSCSGSPPCRNPGGRAVERHDASAYVGGPSSRVLLTDKEGRQLPPDEALDEAVPEYRAPGRKSLQELQQLDPEDESLAKYKQALLGPLPPVVDESLPNVQVTRLTLMSEQAPGPITMDLTGELAALQSQVFVLKEGVDYKVKITFKVNREIVSGLKCVHHTYRQGLRVDKAVYMVGSYGPRAQEYEFVTPVEEAPRGALVRGAYVVTSFFTDDDRTDHLSWEWGLHICQDWKS; this is encoded by the exons ATGCTCACAGGCCAGGTCCAGG GGAAAGGGCAGCAGAAATGGGGCCTGCAGCTGGGGGAATCCTGTCTTGGAAAAATTGTGGACAGAACTGCAACGGGTAATCCCCACCCAAGCCCACGGGTCCCCTCGCATCCATGGCCCTCCTCTGGGGTGCAG GGCTCCACCCCCAGGATTCTGCTTTGGGTCAGTGTCCTCTCCTGCTCGGGGTCGCCGCCCTGCCGAAACCCGGGAGGAAGGGCTGTGGAACGCCATGATGCCTCTGCCTACGTGGGAGGACCCTCCTCTCGGG TCCTCCTGACGGACAAGGAGGGGAGACAGCTGCCCCCGGACGAGGCCCTGGATGAGGCCGTGCCCGAGTACCGGGCCCCGGGGAGGAAGAGCCTGCAGGAGCTCCAGCAGCTGGACCCCGAGGACGAGAGCCTGGCCAAGTACAAGCAGGCGCTGCTGGGGCCGCTGCCCCCCGTCGTGG ACGAGAGCCTGCCCAACGTGCAGGTGACCCGGCTGACACTGATGTCCGAGCAGGCTCCAGGGCCCATCACCATGGACCTCACGG GGGAGCTGGCTGCGCTCCAAAGCCAGGTGTTTGTCCTGAAGGAGGGAGTGGACTACAAAGTGAAGATCACCTTCAAG GTCAACAGGGAGATCGTCAGCGGCCTCAAGTGTGTGCACCACACCTACCGCCAGGGCCTGCGTG TGGACAAGGCCGTGTACATGGTGGGCAGCTACGGCCCACGCGCCCAGGAGTATGAGTTTGTGACGCCGGTGGAGGAGGCACCCCGAGGAGCCCTGGTGCGGGGGGCCTACGTGGTCACATCCTTCTTCACCGATGACGACAGGACGGACCACCTGTCCTGGGAGTGGGGCCTCCACATCTGCCAGGACTGGAAGAGCTGA
- the PDIA2 gene encoding protein disulfide-isomerase A2 isoform X2, whose amino-acid sequence MDGQLLLVLLLLLLGASGLRGQGPGGPEEEPPEEEEVPEEDGILVLNQHNLGLALRAHRTLLVQFYAPWCGHCKALAPEYSKAAALLAAESAEARLAKVDGPAEAELTKEFAVTEYPTLKFFRDGNRTHPEEYTGPKEADGMAEWLRRRVGPSAMQLADAEGAQALIDSRDVVVIGFFRDLQDEDVATFLALAQDALDMTFGLTDQPKLFEKFRVTKDTVVLFKKFDEGRADFPVDEELGLDQGDLSRFLLTHSMHLVTEFNSQTSPKIFSARILNHLLLFVNQTLAEHRELLEGFGEAAPPFRGQVLFVVVDVGASNAHVLQYFGLKAEEAPALRFINMETTKKYAPAGGGPLTAAAVATFCHAVLSGQVKPYLLSQDVPPDWDRRPVKTLVGQNFEQVAFDETKNVFVKFYAPWCTHCKAMAAAWEALAEKYKDHEDIVIAELDATANELEAFPVHGFPTLKYFPAGPGRKVIEYKSTRDVETFSKFLDNGGELPAEEPTEPMAPFPDTPANDSAEPKEEL is encoded by the exons ATGGACGGCCAGCTCCTGCttgtgctgctgttgctgctgctgggggCCTCAGGCCTGCGGGGACAGGGGCCGGGGGGGCCCGAGGAGGAGCCccccgaggaggaggaggtccCTGAGGAGGATGGGATCTTGGTGCTGAACCAGCACAACCTGGGCCTGGCCCTGCGGGCCCACCGCACCCTGCTGGTGCAGTTCT ATGCCCCCTGGTGTGGGCACTGCAAGGCGCTGGCCCCCGAGTACAGCAAGGCAGCTGCCCTGCTGGCGGCCGAGTCAGCCGAAGCCAGGCTGGCCAAGGTGGATGGGCCCGCGGAGGCGGAGCTGACCAAGGAGTTCGCCGTGACCGAGTACCCCACGCTCAAGTTCTTCCGTGACGGGAACCGCACACACCCAGAGGAGTACACCG GCCCTAAGGAGGCCGATGGCATGGCCGAGTGGCTGAGGCGGCGGGTGGGGCCCAGCGCCATGCAGCTGGCGGATGCAGAGGGAGCCCAGGCGCTGATAGATAGCCGGGACGTAGTGGTCATCGGCTTCTTCCGG GACCTGCAGGACGAGGATGTGGCCACCTtcctggccctggcccaggaTGCTCTAGACATGACCTTCGGGCTTACTGACCAGCCGAAGCTCTTTGAGAAGTTCCGTGTCACCAAGGACACCGTGGTCCTTTTCAAGAAG TTTGACGAGGGGCGGGCAGATTTCCCAGTGGATGAGGAGCTGGGCCTGGACCAGGGGGACCTGTCACGCTTCCTGCTCACGCACAGCATGCACCTGGTCACAGAGTTCAACAGCCAG ACGTCCCCGAAGATCTTTTCGGCCAGGATCCTCAACCACCTGCTATTGTTCGTGAACCAGACGCTGGCTGAGCACCGGGAGCTGCTGGAGGGCTTTGGGGAGGCAGCTCCCCCGTTCCGGGGACAG GTGCTCTTCGTGGTCGTGGACGTGGGCGCCAGCAATGCCCACGTGCTGCAGTACTTCGGCCTGAAGGCCGAGGAGGCCCCCGCCCTGCGCTTCATCAACATGGAGACCACCAAGAAGTACGCGCCTGCGGGCGGCGGCCCACTCACCGCGGCCGCGGTCGCCACCTTCTGCCACGCCGTGCTCAGCGGCCAGGTCAAG CCCTACCTCCTGAGCCAGGACGTGCCCCCCGACTGGGACAGGCGGCCGGTCAAGACCCTCGTGGGCCAGAATTTCGAGCAGGTGGCTTTCGATGAAACCAAGAACGTGTTTGTCAAGTTCT ACGCCCCGTGGTGCACGCACTGCAAGGCGATGGCCGCAGCCTGGGAGGCCCTGGCCGAGAAGTACAAGGACCACGAGGACATCGTCATCGCCGAGCTGGACGCCACCGCCAACGAGCTGGAGGCCTTCCCGGTCCACGGCTTCCCGACCCTCAAGTACTTCCCGGCGGGCCCGGGTCGGAAG GTGATCGAGTACAAAAGCACTAGGGACGTGGAAACCTTCTCCAAGTTTCTGGACAACGGGGGCGAGCTGCCAGCTGAGGAGCCCACAGAGCCCATGGCCCCCTTCCCG GACACACCAGCTAATGACAGCGCGGAGCCCAAGGAGGAGCTGTAG